AACGGGGATCTGGGGCCGCTCGTCTCCGCACTCGGCGACACCGAATGGGTACTGCACGCGGCCTCGCAGGACCTGCCGTGCCTGGCCGAACTCGACCTGCGCCCGGACCGGCTCTTCGACACGGAGCTGGCGGCCCGGCTGGCCGGTTACGAACGGGTGTCACTCGGCGCGCTCGCCGAGCGGCTGCTGTCGTACCGGCTCGAGAAGGGCCACGGCGCGGCCGACTGGTCGCGCAGGCCACTGCCACGCGAATGGCTGGTGTACGCGGCCCTGGACGTGGAACTGCTGGTCGAGCTGCGTGCCGCGCTGCACGCGGAACTGGACAGGCAGGGCAAGCTGGAGTGGGCGGCGCAGGAGTTCGAGGCCGTCCGCACCGCTCCACCCGCCCCCAGTCGCCCGGAACCGTGGCGCCGTACCTCCGGGATCCACCGGTTGCGCACGCCGGTGCAGCTGGCGATAGTGCGTGCGCTGTGGGAGCTGCGCGACGACATCGCCCGTCGACGGGACATCGCACCGGGCCGGATCCTTCCGGACAGTGCGATCATCCGAGCGGCGCAGGAGAACCCCGCCACCAGGGAGGACCTGGTCGCACTGCCGGTGTTCGGCGGCAAGCAGCAGCGCAGACGCTCGGGACAGTGGTTCGAGGCGCTGCGCGGCGCGCGGGAGCTCGACAAGGAGGCGCTGCCCTCCACCGCCGCCCCGAACGACGGGCCACCCCCCACGAACAGGTGGGCGGACCGGGACGCCGCCGCGGCCGCCAGGCTGAACGCGGTCCGGAACGTGCTGAACCGGATCGCCGAGGAGAACAGGCTGCCGGTGGAGAACCTGCTGCTGCCCGATCTGGTGCGCAGGTTGTGCTGGCAGCCGCCCTCGGAGATCGCGGTGGAACCGATCGCGGAACACCTGCGGGAGCGCGGTGCCCGGCGGTGGCAGGTCGAGCTGACGGCGGAACCGATCGCGAAGGCGATCCGCGAGTCCGAGGACGCCCATGCCGACCAGGGGGGATAATCCTCCCGACAACCGACCGGAAGGCACGCGTTCCCCGTTCTCGCGGCGACGGCGCGGCGGGTGTGGTCCAGCAGACACCGATCCCGGTGGTTACCGTTCGGTAATGAGCGCTAGAGTGCACGTTACCGGCCGGTAGCGGCATGGCCCACCGTCGGGCAGCGTGGCCGCCCGGTCTGCGCGTACCCACATCGACAAGGAGCACGCCGTGGCAGCACCTGCGTCGGCAGCAGCCGACACGAGCAGCGGCCCCGCATCGGCGGGAGCGCCGCGTGCCCTCAGGAACGTGGTCTTCGTCGACGGCGTCCGCACGCCGTTCGGCAAGGCAGGCACCAAGGGCATGTACGCCGAGAACCGCGCGGACGACCTGGTCGTCAAGGTCATCCGCGAACTGTTGCGGCGGCAGCCCGAACTCCCCCCGGAGCGGATCGACGAGGTCGCGATCGCGGCCACCACCCAGATCGGCGACCAGGGACTGACGATCGGCAGGAACGCGGCCCTGCTGGCGGGGCTGCCCAAGTCCGTACCGGGCTTCGCGATCGACCGGATGTGCGCGGGCGCGATGACGGCGGTCACCAACATCGCGGGCGGCATCGGGTTCGGCGGCTACGACATCGCCATCGCGGGCGGTGTGGAGCACATGGGCAACCACCCCATGGGCGAAGGGGTGGACCCCAATCCACGGTTCGTCTCCGACAACCTGGTCGACTCCTCCGCGCTGGTGATG
The nucleotide sequence above comes from Actinopolyspora erythraea. Encoded proteins:
- a CDS encoding HRDC domain-containing protein, with product MDAVHPESAEPDRSEPVLLTRPAGGVPPVVEQPRSLRLAAAALTAGSGPIAIDTERASGYRYSQRAYLLQLRREGSGTVLIDPIALNGDLGPLVSALGDTEWVLHAASQDLPCLAELDLRPDRLFDTELAARLAGYERVSLGALAERLLSYRLEKGHGAADWSRRPLPREWLVYAALDVELLVELRAALHAELDRQGKLEWAAQEFEAVRTAPPAPSRPEPWRRTSGIHRLRTPVQLAIVRALWELRDDIARRRDIAPGRILPDSAIIRAAQENPATREDLVALPVFGGKQQRRRSGQWFEALRGARELDKEALPSTAAPNDGPPPTNRWADRDAAAAARLNAVRNVLNRIAEENRLPVENLLLPDLVRRLCWQPPSEIAVEPIAEHLRERGARRWQVELTAEPIAKAIRESEDAHADQGG